From Ruminococcus sp. HUN007, a single genomic window includes:
- a CDS encoding glycosyltransferase family 2 protein has translation MEFNKGVYLMDELVSIIMPSYNTAKFIGESIQSVLDQTYTNWELIIVDDCSTDETDEIVKPYLVDKRIKYYKNKCNSGAAVSRNLALKEAKGRWIAFLDSDDLWKNDKLQKQITFMNDNNYSFSYTRYYEINENGKANGIHVTGPKRISKNGFYNYCWVGCLTVMYDASKIGLVQISDIKKNNDYAMWLKVCKKANCYLLDEELAMYRRGRIGSISTQGIMKLIKWHYKLFKEAEGENAIYAFFNTIRNLLFGLYKRKRYVRKKPE, from the coding sequence ATGGAATTTAACAAGGGAGTTTATTTAATGGATGAATTAGTTTCAATTATTATGCCTTCATATAATACAGCTAAGTTTATTGGAGAGTCTATTCAGTCTGTTTTAGATCAAACATATACTAATTGGGAATTGATTATAGTAGATGATTGTTCAACTGATGAAACTGATGAAATTGTAAAACCTTATTTAGTAGATAAAAGAATAAAATATTATAAAAATAAATGTAATAGTGGTGCTGCAGTAAGTAGGAATTTAGCATTAAAAGAAGCCAAAGGCAGATGGATTGCTTTTTTGGATTCAGATGATTTATGGAAGAATGATAAGCTTCAGAAACAAATCACTTTTATGAATGATAATAATTATTCCTTTTCGTACACCCGTTATTATGAAATTAATGAAAATGGGAAAGCTAACGGAATTCATGTTACTGGTCCTAAACGTATTTCAAAAAATGGATTTTATAATTATTGCTGGGTCGGATGTTTGACAGTAATGTATGATGCATCGAAAATTGGTTTAGTTCAAATTTCAGATATAAAGAAGAATAACGATTATGCGATGTGGTTGAAAGTCTGTAAGAAAGCGAATTGTTACCTGCTTGATGAAGAATTAGCTATGTACCGACGTGGACGAATTGGAAGTATAAGTACGCAAGGTATTATGAAGTTGATTAAGTGGCATTATAAGTTGTTTAAGGAAGCTGAAGGTGAAAATGCAATTTATGCATTTTTTAATACGATACGAAATTTATTGTTTGGTTTGTATAAAAGAAAAAGGTACGTGAGGAAGAAACCTGAATGA
- a CDS encoding sugar transferase yields the protein MYAKCFKRLIDFVLSFCAMIVLSPILLILTVTGAVAMGGNPFFTQQRPGKDEKIFRLIKFRTMNNKKDKDGNLLPDEKRLTGYGKWLRSTSLDELPELFNIVKGDMAIVGPRPLLVRDMVFMTPEQRRRHTVRQGLTGLAQANGRNGISWDKKLEYDQQYIEDISFINDIKIIVRTFINVLKKDGITEDGMATAADLGDYLLFSGAVTQEEYDNKHLEAKRILNGI from the coding sequence ATGTACGCTAAGTGTTTTAAGCGTTTAATTGATTTTGTACTTTCATTCTGCGCAATGATAGTTCTTTCTCCGATACTTCTGATCCTAACGGTCACAGGTGCGGTTGCTATGGGAGGAAATCCGTTCTTTACACAGCAGAGACCAGGGAAGGACGAGAAGATTTTCAGACTTATCAAGTTCAGGACGATGAACAATAAGAAGGACAAGGACGGGAACCTGCTTCCGGATGAGAAGAGGCTTACAGGTTACGGCAAGTGGTTAAGAAGTACAAGTCTTGATGAGTTGCCGGAGCTTTTTAACATTGTTAAAGGTGATATGGCGATAGTGGGGCCCAGGCCGTTGCTGGTGAGAGATATGGTATTTATGACTCCGGAGCAGAGGAGAAGACATACAGTCAGGCAGGGACTGACGGGACTTGCACAGGCTAACGGAAGAAACGGAATCTCATGGGATAAAAAGCTTGAATACGATCAGCAGTATATTGAAGATATCTCGTTTATTAATGATATAAAGATTATTGTCAGGACGTTTATTAATGTATTAAAAAAAGATGGAATCACCGAAGACGGCATGGCTACAGCAGCTGATTTAGGTGATTATCTTTTATTTTCAGGAGCTGTAACTCAAGAGGAGTATGATAATAAGCATCTTGAAGCTAAGAGAATCTTGAATGGAATTTAA
- a CDS encoding type II toxin-antitoxin system RelE/ParE family toxin: MPDSDKYTINIRPEVWAEIENISEKHLNLVGPASAKKITDKLLDDIEKLAYHPYLGKECDELILIPNHYRRLISGMYLCIYRIIGNTIYIYHIVDGRTNYTRLLKNEMNHN, encoded by the coding sequence ATGCCGGACTCTGATAAGTACACTATCAACATACGACCTGAAGTATGGGCTGAAATCGAAAATATATCTGAAAAACATCTAAACCTTGTCGGTCCTGCTTCAGCTAAAAAAATAACCGACAAGTTACTTGATGACATCGAAAAACTTGCATATCATCCGTACTTGGGGAAGGAATGTGATGAACTCATTCTGATTCCAAATCATTACCGTCGTCTTATAAGCGGAATGTATCTTTGCATTTACCGCATTATCGGTAATACGATTTACATTTACCACATTGTTGACGGAAGAACTAACTACACACGATTGTTAAAAAATGAAATGAATCATAATTAG
- a CDS encoding AAA family ATPase produces the protein MGTYLNPGKQSYEIAVNSEIFVDKTEMIQYLNSVVNTQQRFLSVSRPRRFGKTMAADMISAYYCREADSRELFSKRKIAETTPVKTVSGEIPWDGYLGKFDVIRLVMTDFMDDCDSVQDMLNYLTEEVVEELRDAFPDVNFESRITLRNVLNKIYGKTGRQFVIVIDEWDAVFRTWKKDTEGQKKYLDYLRNLLKDRPYIALAYMTGILPIKKYGRHSALNMFDEYSMMNPMQLAPYTGFITEETLELTRRYGRDFVSIKDWYDGYNVSDIVPPDPDHSSQKETGKAPEAKRYDLYCPLSVVNAVRTGKIQNYWNKTETYEALAEYIRMDYDGLKESVALLMNGGKLHVDTSGYQNDMTTFTCRDDVLSLLVHLGYLGYDDETSEVFIPNKEILDEFRTSTRSSEWIDTFESFRISQELLKATWNKDSEKVAELIEKAHNKADNKTYNDEAALSYAIRFAYYAAQKYYTILPEADTGKGYADLILLPSSEYSDKPALVIELKYNKDADGAVKQIKRKDYPDRLEHYKGNILLVGINYDKEIPASDPNYKHHSCIIADA, from the coding sequence ATGGGAACATATTTGAATCCTGGAAAACAAAGTTATGAAATAGCAGTTAACTCAGAAATATTTGTGGATAAAACAGAAATGATACAGTATCTGAATTCTGTAGTAAATACCCAGCAGCGATTTTTAAGTGTATCCCGTCCGCGGAGATTCGGCAAAACGATGGCCGCTGATATGATCAGCGCATATTACTGCCGTGAAGCGGACAGCAGGGAACTGTTTTCAAAAAGAAAGATTGCAGAAACAACGCCGGTAAAAACAGTCAGCGGTGAAATACCATGGGACGGTTACCTCGGAAAGTTCGATGTGATCAGACTGGTAATGACCGACTTCATGGACGATTGTGATTCAGTACAGGATATGCTGAATTATTTGACTGAAGAAGTTGTTGAAGAACTGAGAGATGCTTTCCCTGATGTAAATTTCGAATCCAGGATAACTCTGCGTAATGTTCTGAATAAAATATACGGAAAAACCGGACGTCAGTTTGTAATCGTGATTGATGAATGGGATGCGGTTTTTCGCACCTGGAAGAAAGACACCGAAGGTCAGAAGAAGTATCTTGATTATCTTCGCAATCTGCTCAAGGACAGGCCGTATATCGCACTTGCATATATGACAGGAATACTTCCGATAAAGAAGTATGGAAGACATTCAGCACTTAACATGTTTGATGAGTATTCCATGATGAATCCGATGCAACTGGCACCATATACAGGTTTCATCACTGAAGAGACTCTGGAATTAACAAGACGGTACGGAAGAGATTTTGTAAGCATAAAAGACTGGTATGACGGCTATAATGTCAGCGATATTGTTCCGCCGGATCCGGATCACAGCAGCCAGAAAGAAACAGGAAAAGCACCTGAAGCAAAACGTTATGATCTATACTGCCCGCTTTCAGTCGTAAACGCAGTCAGAACCGGGAAAATTCAAAACTACTGGAACAAAACTGAAACTTATGAAGCTCTTGCGGAGTATATCCGTATGGATTATGACGGATTAAAAGAATCAGTTGCTCTGCTTATGAATGGTGGGAAGCTTCATGTTGATACGTCCGGCTATCAGAATGATATGACCACTTTTACATGCAGAGATGATGTATTATCACTTCTTGTTCATCTTGGATATTTAGGTTACGATGATGAAACGAGTGAAGTGTTTATTCCGAACAAAGAGATACTTGATGAGTTCAGAACATCTACGAGATCCAGCGAATGGATCGATACTTTTGAATCATTCCGTATCTCACAGGAACTGCTGAAAGCCACCTGGAATAAAGATTCGGAAAAAGTGGCTGAACTTATTGAGAAAGCACATAACAAGGCGGATAACAAAACTTATAATGATGAAGCTGCTCTCAGCTATGCGATAAGATTTGCATATTATGCGGCGCAGAAGTACTACACAATTCTGCCGGAAGCTGATACAGGAAAGGGCTATGCAGATCTCATTCTGTTACCTTCATCTGAGTATTCAGATAAACCAGCACTTGTAATAGAGCTAAAATACAATAAGGATGCAGACGGTGCCGTGAAACAGATAAAACGAAAAGATTATCCTGACAGACTGGAGCATTACAAAGGGAATATTCTGCTGGTAGGAATAAATTACGATAAAGAGATTCCGGCGTCAGATCCTAACTACAAACATCACAGCTGCATTATTGCAGACGCATAA
- a CDS encoding group II intron maturase-specific domain-containing protein produces the protein MYKEECRFKVHKKSVAKFKNKIRELTKRNNGWSNQLRIKKFNEAMRGWINYFKMADMKNLMIETDKWARRKIRAVYWKQWKRIKTRYKMISKYGIPKWEVHQMACCRKGIWRASLMLNSVLTVKEIANLGYISLAGYFMNVCVN, from the coding sequence ATATACAAAGAGGAATGCAGATTCAAGGTACACAAGAAATCAGTAGCCAAGTTCAAGAACAAAATTCGAGAGCTAACCAAACGCAACAACGGGTGGTCAAATCAGTTAAGAATTAAGAAATTTAATGAAGCCATGAGAGGATGGATAAACTACTTCAAAATGGCGGATATGAAGAATCTTATGATAGAAACTGACAAATGGGCAAGAAGAAAGATACGTGCAGTTTACTGGAAACAGTGGAAGAGAATCAAAACAAGATACAAAATGATCTCAAAGTATGGTATTCCAAAATGGGAAGTACATCAAATGGCTTGTTGCCGTAAAGGCATATGGCGTGCATCACTGATGCTCAACTCTGTACTCACAGTAAAAGAAATAGCCAACCTTGGATATATATCCTTAGCCGGCTATTTTATGAATGTTTGTGTAAACTAA
- a CDS encoding glycosyltransferase family A protein, translated as MNILVRLKNAYKYGGIKEILRKTTALGVYTIMDRIIVHDVKKTQVEYGLNRKERKDQIIVSLTSFPKRFSELDLCLKSLVIQKFKPDKIIVYLGSDSRKEMLSEKLLKYENYGVEFRFDDKENLMPHKKYFYAMQEFPDAVTVTADDDVIYPRDWLESLYRSYLKYPNAVSARRVHLMKRNNEEIAPYDYWEDQCRRIRKPSMSLIATGNSGVLYPPRCFDFTAFDIEAIKKTCLRADDIWLKCVEVKKKLPVVWVPNWQVMLPEIGTPNNEKLSDENVFTGTNDEVLYSVMMHLKLSASDFF; from the coding sequence ATGAATATATTAGTTAGATTGAAAAATGCTTATAAATACGGAGGAATAAAGGAGATCCTTAGAAAAACTACAGCTTTAGGTGTGTATACGATTATGGATAGGATTATTGTTCATGATGTGAAGAAAACGCAAGTAGAGTACGGCCTTAATAGGAAAGAACGTAAAGATCAAATTATTGTTTCACTTACATCTTTTCCTAAAAGGTTTTCTGAATTAGATTTATGTCTTAAAAGTTTAGTTATTCAAAAATTTAAACCAGATAAGATTATAGTTTATCTTGGTAGTGATAGTCGAAAAGAAATGTTATCAGAAAAATTATTGAAATACGAGAATTATGGGGTAGAATTTAGATTCGACGATAAAGAAAATTTAATGCCACATAAGAAGTATTTCTACGCTATGCAGGAATTTCCAGACGCAGTTACTGTAACAGCAGATGATGATGTTATTTATCCGAGAGATTGGTTAGAATCTCTTTATCGTTCTTATTTAAAGTATCCTAATGCAGTTAGTGCAAGAAGAGTACATTTGATGAAAAGAAATAATGAAGAAATTGCTCCATATGACTATTGGGAAGACCAGTGTAGGAGAATAAGAAAACCATCAATGAGTTTGATTGCTACTGGAAATAGTGGTGTCTTATATCCTCCGAGATGTTTTGATTTTACAGCATTTGATATTGAAGCAATAAAAAAAACATGTTTACGAGCAGATGATATATGGTTGAAGTGTGTGGAAGTAAAAAAAAAGCTTCCCGTTGTATGGGTCCCAAATTGGCAAGTTATGTTGCCTGAAATTGGAACACCAAATAACGAGAAATTGTCAGATGAAAATGTATTTACTGGAACCAATGACGAGGTGCTTTATTCTGTAATGATGCATTTAAAGTTGAGTGCTTCAGATTTTTTTTGA
- a CDS encoding EpsG family protein, with the protein MLLERYLDNNVIFYNSISKKRINITYLIFFGACVLIMGLRSITVGVDTAHYSAIFYTISETPWNIILTNWKTEACEIGYCILMKASASIFSSYYFFQFLIAALFNYLMLMFFRNNTKCYGLTAIIYLGLGTYTMAFNITRQMFSIAILTLAYDCFKKGNKKRSLLLYLIAITIHTVAVSFVLVYLFYLIKNNQKLILIVLCSIVLLTINFQIILRVVIKYVPMYAKFCKVSEQENSYGMIKYVWLVIAIISILNIYKYIKPSKHREDVPISVIKEYLNEDEVKTSRVITSLSCLVYVMCYCIGINVEFFERLGIIFVPFVIILFGQFQEQFIKKLLWKKTYSAIIFIAFF; encoded by the coding sequence ATGTTGTTAGAAAGATATTTGGATAATAACGTCATTTTTTACAATTCAATAAGCAAAAAACGAATAAATATCACATACCTTATCTTTTTTGGGGCATGTGTCCTGATAATGGGATTGCGCTCAATTACAGTTGGAGTGGATACTGCACATTATAGCGCAATTTTCTATACTATATCAGAAACTCCGTGGAATATTATTTTGACAAATTGGAAAACGGAGGCTTGCGAAATAGGATATTGTATACTTATGAAGGCATCGGCGTCAATATTTTCCAGTTATTATTTTTTTCAATTTTTAATTGCTGCACTATTTAATTACTTAATGCTTATGTTTTTTCGTAATAACACTAAGTGCTATGGACTGACTGCAATTATATATTTGGGACTTGGGACGTATACTATGGCATTTAATATTACACGTCAAATGTTTTCTATTGCTATTTTAACATTAGCATATGATTGCTTTAAGAAAGGTAATAAAAAAAGGTCACTTTTATTATATTTAATAGCAATAACAATTCATACAGTAGCGGTTTCTTTTGTATTAGTATACTTATTTTACTTAATAAAGAACAACCAAAAACTAATATTAATTGTCTTATGTTCTATAGTTCTGTTAACAATTAACTTTCAAATTATACTGCGTGTTGTGATAAAGTATGTTCCAATGTATGCAAAATTTTGTAAAGTCAGCGAACAAGAGAATTCATATGGAATGATTAAATATGTTTGGCTCGTAATTGCTATTATAAGTATTTTAAATATTTATAAATACATAAAACCTTCAAAACACAGGGAAGATGTACCTATAAGCGTTATAAAAGAGTATTTAAATGAAGATGAAGTAAAAACGAGTAGAGTAATTACTTCACTATCATGTTTAGTATATGTGATGTGCTATTGTATTGGCATTAACGTTGAGTTTTTTGAGCGATTAGGTATTATTTTCGTACCGTTTGTAATTATTCTGTTTGGACAATTTCAAGAACAATTTATAAAGAAATTATTATGGAAAAAAACATATTCTGCTATTATTTTTATTGCTTTTTTTTAG
- a CDS encoding site-specific integrase has product MTPTDFSKHLTDFFSNYLPLQKNVSKNTIKAYRDTFKLLLYFCESEEKIKPEKLSMHHLSSDLIERFLLWLETERNCSVSTRNLRLAALHAFFRYAQSESPESLFHYQKVIAIPVKKKKQSIVEHLSPEAVRLLLEQPDRTTTQGRRDLALLSLLYDSGARVQELIDLSVSDFVAGSNPILILTGKGNKIRRVPIMNNTAVLVQKYISENKLDLPHKCNYPLFTNKQHSKLTKEGVAYILNKYAVMAREKTDKIPVKVKCHMLRHSKAVHLLQAGVNLIYIRDFLGHSDIKTTEIYARADSELKRKALENAYPDLVDTNLPDWNENTDLMNWLSKL; this is encoded by the coding sequence ATGACTCCAACAGATTTCTCTAAACATCTTACCGATTTCTTCTCGAATTACCTTCCACTGCAGAAAAATGTCAGCAAAAACACGATAAAGGCTTACAGAGACACTTTTAAACTTCTCTTATACTTTTGCGAAAGCGAAGAAAAAATCAAACCTGAAAAACTTTCCATGCATCATTTATCATCGGATCTCATAGAGCGATTTTTGCTATGGTTGGAAACAGAAAGAAATTGTTCTGTTTCTACAAGAAATCTAAGATTAGCTGCTCTTCATGCTTTTTTCAGATATGCTCAGTCTGAGTCACCGGAGTCGTTATTTCATTACCAGAAAGTTATTGCTATTCCTGTGAAGAAAAAGAAACAATCTATTGTTGAACACCTTTCTCCTGAAGCGGTTAGATTACTTTTGGAACAACCGGACAGAACAACTACACAAGGAAGACGAGATCTGGCTTTACTCAGTCTTTTGTATGACAGCGGCGCAAGAGTGCAGGAACTTATTGATCTTTCTGTCTCCGATTTTGTTGCCGGTTCTAATCCCATACTTATACTAACAGGAAAAGGAAACAAAATCCGGCGTGTACCGATAATGAACAATACAGCAGTTCTGGTTCAAAAGTATATATCTGAAAACAAGCTTGATTTACCTCATAAATGCAATTATCCTCTTTTCACAAACAAACAGCATAGTAAACTTACAAAAGAAGGCGTTGCATATATTCTCAATAAATATGCAGTAATGGCTCGAGAAAAGACTGATAAAATACCGGTTAAAGTTAAATGTCATATGCTCCGCCATTCAAAAGCTGTTCACCTTTTACAGGCTGGCGTAAACTTGATTTATATCCGCGATTTTTTAGGCCATAGTGACATTAAAACTACTGAAATTTATGCAAGAGCAGATTCCGAACTCAAAAGAAAAGCTCTGGAAAATGCTTATCCCGATTTGGTAGATACTAATTTACCAGACTGGAATGAAAATACTGATCTTATGAACTGGCTTTCAAAACTGTGA
- a CDS encoding tyrosine-type recombinase/integrase, producing the protein MLTVDDVDLDLGILKISDSKNHNDRLVPLSKTMLIRLQRYSEQVHSSGSHEFFFPGYKEKPMTLGNVYKNFRRFLWKAGISHTGDGPRVHDFRHTYCVFKLREWAEQGKDLMVLIPLMRTYLGHQTFNETAYYLKWTADVFPDIRLKLERYCEGIIPEMEEFQ; encoded by the coding sequence ATGCTAACTGTTGATGATGTGGATTTGGATCTTGGCATACTTAAAATATCTGATTCAAAGAACCACAATGACCGATTAGTACCACTTTCAAAAACAATGCTTATCAGACTTCAAAGGTATTCAGAACAGGTTCATTCTTCAGGTTCACATGAATTCTTTTTTCCAGGATACAAAGAAAAACCTATGACGTTAGGAAATGTGTACAAGAATTTTAGACGTTTTCTATGGAAGGCTGGAATATCACATACTGGAGACGGTCCAAGAGTTCATGATTTCCGTCATACGTATTGTGTTTTTAAATTGCGGGAATGGGCTGAACAGGGAAAAGATCTGATGGTATTAATTCCTCTTATGCGAACATATCTCGGTCATCAGACATTCAATGAAACGGCTTACTATCTCAAATGGACTGCTGATGTATTTCCTGATATCAGACTTAAACTTGAAAGATATTGTGAAGGTATCATACCTGAAATGGAGGAATTTCAATGA
- a CDS encoding UPF0175 family protein has protein sequence MSQVMISVPNEVLFDTRMNTDEAASFARKMVALGYYTQNKISIGYCAEIAGMTEEEFILFLGQNKVDIYTFDSDEELLKDVQNA, from the coding sequence ATGAGTCAGGTTATGATAAGTGTCCCTAATGAGGTTCTTTTTGATACTCGTATGAATACAGATGAAGCTGCATCGTTTGCAAGAAAAATGGTTGCTCTCGGGTATTACACACAAAACAAGATATCAATTGGCTATTGTGCTGAAATAGCAGGAATGACAGAGGAAGAGTTTATATTGTTTCTCGGTCAGAACAAAGTCGATATTTATACCTTTGACAGCGATGAAGAACTATTAAAGGATGTTCAGAATGCGTAA
- a CDS encoding DegT/DnrJ/EryC1/StrS family aminotransferase, whose protein sequence is MEKFKPFEKKIWLSSPTMHGDEQKWVNDAFEKNWITTAGENINELEKQVADYAGVKYAVALSCGTAALHLSVKLAGEKLYGQAKPNQGTLQGHRVFCSDMTFDATVNPVAYEDGEAVFIDTEPDTWNMCPKALEKAFELYPDVKLVVVAHLYGIPGKIDEIRAVCEKHGALIVEDAAESFGATYKGKQTGGFGDYAAISFNGNKIITGSSGGMFLTDSKDDADKVRKWSTQSREAAPWYQHEEIGYNYRMSNIIAGVVRGQMPYLDEHIAQKKAIYERYKEGFKGLPVTMNPFDANTSVPNYWLSCMLIDRDAMCEQVRGENKPLYVREAGKTCPTEILETLAKYNAEGRPIWKPMHMQPIYRMNPFITANGNGRGQSNAYIDRGAVCDVGADLFERGLCLPSDNKMTPEEQDVIIEIIRSCFE, encoded by the coding sequence ATGGAAAAGTTCAAACCTTTTGAGAAGAAGATATGGTTGTCTTCTCCGACAATGCATGGTGATGAACAGAAGTGGGTGAACGATGCGTTCGAAAAGAACTGGATCACCACTGCCGGTGAAAACATCAACGAACTTGAAAAACAGGTCGCTGATTATGCCGGTGTAAAATACGCTGTTGCTCTTTCATGCGGAACAGCTGCTTTACATCTTTCTGTCAAGCTTGCAGGCGAAAAGCTGTACGGTCAGGCAAAGCCAAATCAGGGAACATTACAGGGACACAGGGTGTTCTGCTCAGACATGACTTTCGACGCAACTGTTAATCCGGTCGCTTACGAAGACGGTGAAGCAGTTTTCATCGACACTGAGCCTGATACATGGAACATGTGCCCGAAAGCCCTCGAAAAGGCATTTGAGCTTTATCCTGATGTAAAACTTGTTGTAGTTGCACATCTTTACGGTATTCCGGGAAAGATCGACGAGATCCGTGCAGTGTGTGAAAAACACGGTGCTCTGATAGTTGAAGACGCAGCTGAATCTTTCGGCGCTACTTATAAAGGCAAGCAGACCGGCGGTTTCGGCGACTATGCGGCAATAAGCTTTAACGGAAACAAGATCATCACCGGTTCATCAGGCGGTATGTTCCTTACAGATTCAAAGGATGACGCCGACAAGGTGCGCAAGTGGTCCACCCAGAGCCGTGAAGCTGCCCCGTGGTATCAGCACGAGGAGATAGGCTACAACTACCGCATGAGCAACATCATCGCCGGTGTGGTACGCGGCCAGATGCCTTACCTTGATGAACATATAGCTCAGAAAAAGGCTATTTACGAAAGATATAAAGAAGGGTTCAAAGGACTTCCTGTTACAATGAATCCTTTTGATGCGAATACAAGTGTTCCGAACTACTGGCTTTCATGCATGCTCATCGACCGTGATGCAATGTGTGAACAGGTACGCGGAGAGAACAAGCCGCTTTACGTTCGTGAAGCAGGTAAGACATGTCCGACTGAGATACTCGAAACACTTGCAAAGTACAACGCTGAGGGCAGACCGATATGGAAGCCGATGCACATGCAGCCTATTTACAGAATGAATCCGTTCATTACTGCAAACGGTAACGGCAGAGGACAATCCAACGCATACATCGACCGCGGAGCAGTCTGTGATGTCGGTGCAGATTTATTCGAACGCGGTCTTTGTTTACCGAGTGACAATAAGATGACACCGGAAGAACAGGATGTTATCATAGAGATTATTAGGAGTTGCTTTGAATAA
- a CDS encoding type II toxin-antitoxin system Phd/YefM family antitoxin yields the protein MTITSSTTLRNDYARISEMAHASDEPIYITRNGEGDLAVLSIEALERRDEMIRLKAHLDLVEEGRLAGTPGYSIEEIRNKLMEKYKNAGL from the coding sequence ATGACTATCACTTCATCTACTACACTCAGAAATGACTATGCCAGAATTTCTGAAATGGCACATGCCAGCGATGAGCCTATATATATCACCAGAAATGGTGAAGGTGATCTTGCTGTATTAAGCATTGAGGCACTTGAGCGCCGTGACGAAATGATTCGTTTAAAGGCACATCTTGATTTAGTTGAGGAAGGCCGACTTGCCGGTACTCCTGGATACTCTATTGAAGAAATTCGAAATAAATTAATGGAGAAATACAAGAATGCCGGACTCTGA
- a CDS encoding IS5 family transposase — MNGQLSFSDMEYSLRKRQGKKEAFLNRMEEIIPWDSWIQIIAPYYPSGNHGRPVKGIETMLRMYLLQDWFNLSDEGVEDAIYDSYAMRKFMKINFMHEQVPDATTLLKFRHLLEEHNIGDAIFKDVNDRLEKAGLIMHGGTIVDATIIAAPSSTKNAKGERDPEMHQTKKGNQWYHGMKVHAGVDAGTGYVHTITGTAANVHDSTEASKLIRNDDEIMYGDSGYLGVPAQNAIKQDEHHKNMKFEINKRPSSLKTSDDYNGINWDKKMEHDKSSVRCKVEHAFLIVKNTFGYSKVAYKGIKKNMNRFNFLFASANLLMCSRAGRTAEFCKG; from the coding sequence ATGAACGGACAGTTAAGTTTCAGCGATATGGAATATTCCCTTAGAAAGCGTCAGGGAAAAAAAGAAGCGTTTCTTAATAGAATGGAAGAGATAATTCCATGGGATTCATGGATTCAGATAATCGCTCCTTACTATCCGTCAGGTAATCATGGCAGACCTGTAAAAGGTATCGAGACCATGCTTAGAATGTATCTTCTTCAGGATTGGTTCAATCTATCAGATGAAGGTGTCGAAGATGCTATTTATGATAGCTATGCAATGAGAAAATTCATGAAAATAAATTTTATGCATGAACAAGTTCCGGATGCAACAACATTACTGAAGTTTCGACATCTTCTTGAAGAACATAATATCGGCGACGCTATTTTCAAGGACGTTAATGATCGACTTGAAAAGGCAGGACTTATCATGCATGGTGGTACAATTGTTGACGCAACAATAATTGCAGCACCAAGTTCAACAAAGAATGCCAAGGGAGAACGTGATCCTGAAATGCATCAGACTAAGAAAGGCAATCAGTGGTATCATGGAATGAAGGTACATGCTGGAGTAGATGCTGGAACAGGATATGTGCATACAATAACCGGAACAGCGGCAAATGTGCATGATTCCACTGAAGCATCTAAGCTTATTCGCAATGATGATGAAATAATGTACGGCGATTCTGGTTATCTTGGTGTTCCGGCACAGAATGCCATAAAACAGGATGAGCATCATAAAAACATGAAGTTTGAAATCAATAAAAGACCGTCAAGTTTAAAAACCTCAGATGACTATAACGGTATTAACTGGGATAAAAAGATGGAGCATGATAAGTCATCAGTAAGATGCAAAGTGGAACATGCTTTCCTCATTGTAAAGAATACATTTGGATACTCAAAAGTAGCATACAAAGGAATAAAAAAGAACATGAATAGATTCAATTTTCTATTCGCATCAGCAAATTTGCTGATGTGTTCTCGTGCAGGAAGAACTGCAGAATTTTGCAAGGGGTAA